One stretch of Bosea vaviloviae DNA includes these proteins:
- a CDS encoding SDR family oxidoreductase yields the protein MDLDLASRTALVTGASSGIGAGIARVLAREGAHVAVTARRGELLEKLVQEITAAGGRPPVIVLGDITDAGDVARIVSEATAALGRIDILANSAGGSRPIATDAADAAWDEAFALNFTAARRLTEAVLPAMRARRWGRIVNISGSMEPRSLNAASAAKAALHLWAKGLSCDVAAEGVTINTIPPGRINSEQILTRLHPTQEARQAFIARNIPAGYFGEPEDIGHLVAFLASPQARYITGAVIPVDGGMHFFAH from the coding sequence CGGGGCAAGCTCGGGCATCGGCGCCGGAATCGCCCGCGTGCTCGCCAGGGAAGGCGCCCATGTCGCCGTGACGGCGCGGCGCGGCGAGCTCCTGGAAAAGCTGGTGCAGGAGATTACGGCTGCCGGCGGGCGGCCTCCGGTGATCGTGCTCGGCGATATCACGGATGCCGGCGATGTCGCCCGTATCGTCAGCGAGGCGACAGCCGCGCTCGGCCGGATCGACATTCTGGCCAACAGTGCCGGCGGTTCCAGGCCGATCGCGACCGATGCCGCCGATGCCGCCTGGGACGAGGCCTTCGCCCTCAACTTCACGGCCGCGCGGCGCTTGACCGAAGCCGTGCTGCCGGCGATGCGGGCGCGGCGCTGGGGCCGGATCGTCAACATCAGCGGCTCGATGGAGCCGCGCAGCCTGAACGCGGCGAGCGCGGCCAAGGCCGCGCTGCATCTCTGGGCGAAGGGGCTGTCCTGCGATGTCGCCGCCGAGGGCGTCACCATCAACACGATCCCGCCCGGCCGGATCAACAGCGAGCAGATCCTCACCAGGCTGCACCCCACGCAGGAAGCCCGCCAGGCCTTCATCGCCCGCAACATCCCGGCCGGCTATTTCGGCGAGCCCGAGGATATCGGGCATCTCGTGGCCTTCCTGGCCTCGCCGCAGGCGCGCTACATCACCGGCGCCGTCATCCCGGTCGATGGCGGCATGCACTTCTTCGCGCATTGA